A stretch of Dryobates pubescens isolate bDryPub1 chromosome 24, bDryPub1.pri, whole genome shotgun sequence DNA encodes these proteins:
- the SPRY1 gene encoding protein sprouty homolog 1, with product MEPQSQHGTGGSLVVIQQPSLDSRQRLDYDRESQPTTILSLDQIKAIRGSNEYTEGPSVVKKSGPRTAPRQEKHERTHEIIPINVNNNYEHRPSHVGHVAHQHNARAPVLSRSTSTGSAASSGSNSSASSEQGLLGRSPPSRPGSGHRSERTIRTQPKQSSLIVDDLKGPLKEDLTQHKFICEQCGKCKCGECTAPRALPSCLACNRQCLCSAESMVEYGTCMCLVKGIFYHCSNDDEGDSYADNPCSCSQSHCCSRYLCMGVMSLFLPCLLCYPPAKGCLKLCRGCYDRVNRPGCRCKNSNTVYCKLESCPSRGQGKPS from the coding sequence ATGGAGCCCCAAAGTCAACATGGCACTGGTGGTTCGCTAGTGGTGATTCAGCAGCCCTCCTTGGACAGCCGGCAACGGTTGGACTATGACAGAGAGAGCCAGCCAACAACCATCTTGTCACTGGACCAGATCAAGGCGATCAGGGGCAGCAATGAATATACCGAAGGTCCATCAGTGGTGAAGAAATCTGGTCCTCGGACAGCACCAAGGCAAGAGAAGCATGAAAGGACTCATGAAATTATACCAATTAATGTGAATAATAATTACGAACACAGACCCAGCCACGTGGGGCATGTGGCCCATCAGCATAATGCGAGGGCTCCCGTCTTGAGCAGATCCACCAGCACGGGCAGcgcagccagctctgggagcaACAGCAGTGCTTCCTCAGAGCAGGGTCTGCTGGGACGGTCACCTCCATCCCGGCCGGGCTCAGGCCACAGATCCGAACGGACAATCCGGACGCAGCCCAAGCAGTCGTCTCTGATCGTAGATGATCTGAAGGGTCCTTTGAAAGAGGACTTGACGCAGCACAAGTTTATCTGCGAACAGTGTGGGAAGTGCAAGTGTGGGGAGTGCACGGCCCCGAGGgctctcccctcctgcctggcctgcAACCGGCAGTGCTTGTGCTCCGCAGAGAGCATGGTGGAGTACGGCACCTGCATGTGTTTGGTCAAAGGGATCTTCTACCACTGTTCCAACGACGATGAAGGGGACTCTTACGCGGATAATCCCTGCTCTTGTTCCCAGTCACACTGCTGTTCTAGGTACCTGTGCATGGGAGTGATGTCCTTGTTCCTGCCTTGCTTGCTCTGCTACCCTCCAGCAAAAGGATGCCTAAAACTCTGTCGAGGGTGTTACGACCGTGTCAATCGTCCAGGTTGCCGATGCAAGAACTCCAACACAGTCTATTGTAAACTGGAGAGCTGCCCCTCTCGGGGTCAGGGCAAGCCCTCATGA